The following proteins are encoded in a genomic region of Reichenbachiella sp.:
- a CDS encoding PAS domain S-box protein, which translates to MLNQGRTELLNEVEKLKGELKELHNKYDLLLESSASYFVIFEEGNVIEFSPKAEEKFVFASDFSDKTIDELMPIFQVSGEKSSKTWEDNFKSARRGKSDTFEFEFLDRNGQSFATIASISKVKDERFLVHFDLAENTENLVSSTNTITDSAPVFIKITDEKNRVTYFSKGWFDLLGSKDEKSYSTWNEKIHPDDLAAYSSTVDFSVSKKKNYEYSFRIKDARGEYRWLLESGTPRYSKNKKFIGYAAAAIDTTERKTLELEATRERAISESELKIQESLDESEVVAMTTNTEGSITFCNNKLLDTIGLKKSDIVGANLFDIFIPDASTKINQKKYGQIATDGKYNGTLAGKFFTKEKQDIYVRFNVILLKDSFNEVSGINLIGENVTAQNRVKKQLEKSNDQLKELFDNSYDLIQTFDHEGVFQFVNQAWVEKLGYRDKLQSIRFKDLVHPKNWQQTVENLDKIIKGEAIDRFETVFVSDMGKNIFVSGRVNCSFDINGNAQFRGIFYDITERIRAEKAQSLYYKIADFNIEGPQLEILYSKLFDELQGLLNIKNLSIELNLTDKSNASSPYVRSEFKDSMELQNQKTINDLIAEQMIGNSRQLIIYEEQIQEQVKENKKSFKGVYPKVWLGVQITVGNSPVGLLSTHSYDDRSDFGAKDLELLYFIASQISLAIERKINEEKIVDQAARLKAIFESSSHQIWSVDDDYNLTSFNSNYSDWMKESCDVTTVIGKEFSKERKKLSDSVNKFWESKYNQAFKGTALNFQNEVKLGKNQTHWSEVFINPIVKEDGSIEEVSVISHDITEKKSSELALSESEAKFREIFESIQDIYFRCDLNGKLLMISPSATESLGLHPEEVLGKTITHFFTSEESADSILKTLLKEHKSQNIEASFHTEEGEKIDFLCNVRVLFRNKQAVGFEGVARDISEIKRAYEELSKAKEFAEKSLAIKERFLANMSHEIRTPMNGIIGMIDLIGSTNLDTEQTDYVKTIKKSSETLMDILNDILDLSKIEAGKMELKQRPLKLIGTFQRLYDLFSKEAYANNIYLNYNLDSKVPPVILLDETRLLQVLSNLISNAIKFSDGKGIIDISLVLKKKENNKCTFKVQVKDEGIGIPKEQIKNLFINFNQLDNSSTKVYGGTGLGLAISKELVRSMGGDIGVVSTPGLGSTFWFTFDGEIPEGEEPDNSSDADEPMEITKEFTTVVPRILVVDDNKVNRTVASQILEKSGCHVHLASSGLEAIEVVKNNELDLVFMDIQMPKMDGVQTTQNIKALGIKNLPPIVAMTAYSMEDDRNKFMSQGLDDYVAKPIRAVTIIEKVKEYIQYDTSNVAVEEQKDEGTDLLINKETLEQLSKFGGSELLESVLSDFESEANELIKNCMIHFADDQIEEIRKELHTLKGSAGTLGIEKLANHVIKLELQLKTADTTNLKPQLDTIQECFIEFKENYKNILQM; encoded by the coding sequence ATGCTCAATCAAGGCAGGACTGAACTGTTGAATGAAGTAGAAAAGCTCAAGGGTGAGTTGAAAGAGTTGCACAATAAGTACGACCTTTTACTTGAGTCTTCCGCTAGTTATTTTGTCATTTTTGAAGAAGGAAATGTTATTGAATTCAGTCCTAAGGCTGAAGAGAAATTTGTATTTGCTAGTGATTTTTCTGACAAAACGATTGATGAGCTTATGCCCATTTTTCAGGTAAGTGGAGAAAAAAGCAGTAAAACCTGGGAAGATAATTTCAAAAGCGCTCGAAGAGGAAAATCAGATACATTCGAATTTGAATTTTTAGATAGAAATGGTCAGTCTTTTGCCACTATCGCATCTATTAGTAAGGTAAAAGACGAAAGGTTTCTGGTGCATTTTGACCTAGCAGAAAACACAGAGAACCTGGTATCTTCTACCAATACGATTACCGACAGTGCTCCTGTTTTTATCAAAATTACCGATGAGAAGAATCGTGTCACCTATTTTAGCAAAGGCTGGTTTGATCTACTCGGTAGCAAAGATGAAAAGTCCTATAGTACTTGGAATGAGAAAATCCATCCCGATGACTTAGCTGCCTATAGTTCTACAGTAGATTTTTCGGTTTCAAAGAAAAAAAATTACGAGTATTCTTTTAGAATAAAAGATGCTCGTGGGGAATACAGATGGTTGCTAGAATCTGGTACCCCACGATATTCTAAAAACAAGAAGTTTATTGGCTATGCGGCTGCAGCCATAGACACTACCGAACGAAAGACACTAGAGCTTGAAGCCACCAGAGAAAGAGCCATTTCTGAATCCGAATTAAAAATCCAGGAGTCACTCGATGAATCTGAGGTAGTGGCCATGACGACAAATACAGAAGGAAGTATCACCTTTTGCAACAACAAATTGCTCGATACCATTGGACTGAAAAAATCTGATATCGTTGGGGCCAATTTATTCGACATCTTCATTCCTGATGCTTCAACCAAGATCAATCAGAAAAAATATGGTCAAATAGCAACAGATGGCAAGTACAATGGAACTCTTGCTGGCAAATTCTTCACGAAAGAGAAACAGGATATTTATGTTAGGTTTAATGTCATCCTTCTCAAAGACAGCTTCAATGAAGTATCAGGGATCAATCTGATCGGCGAAAATGTCACCGCTCAAAACAGAGTAAAGAAACAACTTGAAAAAAGTAACGATCAACTCAAAGAGCTTTTTGATAACTCTTATGATTTGATTCAGACTTTTGATCACGAGGGAGTCTTCCAATTTGTGAATCAGGCCTGGGTTGAAAAATTAGGCTATCGAGATAAACTTCAAAGTATAAGGTTCAAAGATCTTGTACACCCTAAAAACTGGCAACAGACGGTCGAAAACTTAGATAAAATCATCAAAGGAGAAGCCATCGACAGGTTCGAAACGGTGTTCGTATCGGATATGGGTAAAAACATCTTCGTTTCCGGTCGGGTAAACTGTTCATTCGACATTAATGGGAATGCTCAGTTTCGGGGGATATTCTATGATATTACTGAAAGAATTCGAGCCGAAAAAGCTCAGAGTCTATATTATAAAATAGCAGACTTCAATATTGAAGGACCGCAACTGGAAATACTATATTCCAAACTATTTGATGAGCTGCAAGGTTTATTAAATATTAAAAACCTTTCGATTGAACTGAATCTGACTGACAAGTCCAATGCCTCATCTCCTTATGTTCGTTCTGAGTTCAAGGACTCTATGGAGCTTCAAAATCAAAAAACAATCAATGATTTGATCGCCGAACAGATGATTGGCAATTCCAGGCAGCTCATCATTTATGAAGAGCAAATTCAGGAACAGGTAAAAGAAAATAAAAAGTCATTCAAAGGGGTATATCCAAAAGTATGGCTCGGTGTGCAAATTACTGTTGGCAACTCCCCTGTTGGACTGCTTAGTACACATTCATATGATGATCGTTCTGATTTTGGTGCGAAAGATTTAGAACTGCTTTATTTTATTGCCAGTCAAATTTCGCTCGCGATAGAGAGAAAAATCAATGAAGAAAAAATAGTTGATCAGGCAGCCAGGCTAAAAGCCATTTTTGAAAGCAGTAGTCATCAGATTTGGTCGGTCGATGATGACTACAACCTCACATCATTCAACAGCAATTATTCAGATTGGATGAAAGAAAGTTGTGATGTAACTACAGTCATAGGAAAAGAGTTTTCAAAGGAAAGAAAAAAGCTGTCCGATTCAGTCAACAAATTTTGGGAGTCGAAATACAATCAGGCATTTAAGGGAACTGCACTGAACTTTCAAAATGAAGTTAAACTTGGAAAGAACCAAACGCATTGGTCTGAAGTTTTCATTAACCCTATTGTGAAAGAGGATGGATCTATTGAAGAAGTATCTGTCATTTCACATGATATTACCGAAAAGAAAAGTTCTGAACTCGCTCTTTCTGAAAGTGAAGCGAAATTTAGAGAAATATTTGAGTCCATTCAGGATATTTATTTCAGATGTGATCTCAATGGCAAATTATTGATGATAAGCCCATCCGCTACGGAATCTCTCGGGCTTCACCCCGAGGAGGTATTGGGTAAAACCATCACTCACTTCTTTACTTCTGAGGAATCAGCCGACTCGATTCTAAAGACCTTACTCAAAGAACATAAATCACAAAACATAGAAGCTTCTTTTCATACAGAAGAAGGAGAAAAAATCGACTTCTTATGCAACGTGAGGGTTCTATTTAGAAATAAGCAAGCCGTAGGCTTTGAAGGTGTTGCTCGTGATATTTCTGAAATCAAGCGGGCCTACGAAGAACTATCAAAAGCGAAAGAATTTGCTGAAAAATCCTTAGCAATCAAAGAAAGATTCCTGGCCAATATGAGTCACGAAATTAGAACCCCGATGAATGGAATCATAGGTATGATTGATCTCATTGGTAGTACTAATTTAGATACGGAGCAAACAGACTACGTCAAGACCATTAAAAAGTCCTCTGAGACATTAATGGATATTCTAAATGACATCCTAGACCTATCAAAAATTGAGGCAGGGAAAATGGAACTCAAACAGCGCCCGCTAAAGCTAATTGGTACGTTCCAACGATTATATGACTTATTTTCTAAAGAAGCCTATGCCAACAATATCTATCTGAATTATAATCTAGATAGCAAGGTTCCTCCGGTCATCCTGCTTGATGAAACTAGACTACTTCAAGTACTTTCCAACCTCATTAGCAATGCCATTAAGTTTTCTGATGGCAAAGGAATCATTGATATCAGCTTAGTGCTCAAGAAAAAAGAAAACAACAAATGCACATTTAAAGTACAAGTCAAAGATGAAGGAATTGGCATACCTAAAGAACAGATTAAGAACCTGTTCATCAACTTCAATCAACTCGATAATTCAAGTACTAAGGTTTATGGAGGTACTGGTCTAGGTCTTGCCATTTCAAAGGAACTCGTAAGATCGATGGGTGGAGACATTGGCGTAGTGTCTACCCCTGGTTTAGGAAGTACGTTTTGGTTTACCTTCGATGGAGAAATTCCTGAGGGAGAAGAACCTGATAACTCTTCTGATGCAGATGAACCGATGGAAATCACCAAAGAGTTCACAACAGTTGTTCCAAGAATTTTAGTAGTAGATGATAATAAAGTAAATCGTACAGTGGCTAGTCAAATTCTTGAAAAATCCGGCTGTCACGTACATTTAGCTTCTAGTGGACTTGAGGCCATTGAGGTTGTTAAAAACAACGAATTGGATTTGGTCTTTATGGATATTCAAATGCCTAAAATGGATGGTGTGCAGACAACTCAAAACATCAAAGCATTGGGAATAAAGAACCTACCTCCTATTGTCGCTATGACGGCTTATTCCATGGAGGATGATCGCAACAAGTTTATGTCACAAGGTCTGGATGATTATGTGGCTAAACCCATACGGGCAGTAACTATCATTGAAAAGGTAAAAGAGTACATTCAGTACGATACATCTAATGTAGCTGTCGAAGAACAAAAAGATGAAGGCACTGATTTGCTGATCAACAAAGAAACATTAGAGCAACTATCCAAATTTGGTGGATCTGAACTTTTGGAATCTGTGCTATCTGATTTCGAATCAGAAGCAAATGAATTGATTAAGAATTGCATGATTCATTTTGCTGACGATCAGATAGAGGAAATCAGAAAGGAACTGCATACCTTAAAAGGTAGTGCTGGTACACTTGGTATTGAAAAATTGGCCAATCATGTTATTAAGTTGGAATTGCAACTTAAAACAGCTGATACCACCAATTTAAAACCGCAACTGGACACGATTCAGGAATGTTTTATTGAGTTTAAAGAAAATTACAAAAATATACTTCAAATGTGA
- a CDS encoding sensor histidine kinase, translating to MAYNRFSVFIIIRIILILINLIGIVYLHNRGDLIYTIIFLCVLVLFQTIDLVRFVNKTNNELAKFILALRDTDYTAKFPKADNESFGLLYERFQSTLDLYKKKETKYEAQYLFIQELIDNIETGLMSFDENRKVTLINKVARKMRSDYKFENNQGLVSILGDIDDSQIIEGRNDEGQKVELLVNKSVFKLLDKPQTIFTFKDISSSLESKEIESWQKLIRILAHEIINSLTPITSLSETTLLILNKTKQSGLEDIELSLKTIKDRSEGLLNFMEDYRKLVKIPEPKLETFKIKETIAGILHLFQNQLEETKVTESYESSEIVADPILLEQILVNLLTNSIQSMQDSKIKSLTITYSTDRTWMRLGLKDTGCGMDKETLAKSMIPFFTTKNSGSGIGLSLVQQILNLHRGRIEIDSKPGEYTQIVLLFPVSYKF from the coding sequence ATGGCTTACAATAGGTTTTCAGTATTTATCATTATCAGGATTATTCTGATTCTGATTAATCTCATTGGGATTGTTTACCTACACAATCGTGGAGACCTGATCTATACAATCATTTTTCTCTGCGTTCTTGTACTTTTTCAAACTATCGATTTGGTCCGCTTTGTAAACAAAACAAATAATGAATTAGCCAAGTTTATTCTAGCACTAAGAGACACAGACTATACCGCCAAATTCCCGAAGGCAGATAATGAATCTTTTGGATTACTCTACGAAAGATTTCAAAGCACACTGGATCTTTATAAAAAGAAGGAAACCAAATACGAAGCTCAATATTTATTTATTCAGGAGTTAATAGACAATATAGAAACAGGTCTAATGTCTTTTGATGAAAACAGAAAGGTTACCCTAATTAATAAGGTGGCTCGAAAAATGAGGTCGGATTACAAATTCGAAAACAATCAAGGCTTGGTTTCAATCTTGGGTGATATCGACGATTCGCAAATCATTGAGGGACGAAATGATGAGGGCCAGAAAGTAGAATTGCTGGTTAATAAATCTGTTTTTAAGCTTCTGGACAAGCCACAAACTATTTTCACTTTTAAGGACATCTCCAGTTCGTTGGAAAGTAAAGAAATTGAATCCTGGCAGAAGTTGATAAGAATCTTAGCCCACGAAATCATCAATTCTCTCACTCCTATTACATCGCTATCGGAAACTACATTACTCATCCTAAATAAAACAAAACAGTCAGGTTTGGAAGATATCGAATTGAGTCTTAAAACCATAAAAGATAGATCAGAAGGACTCTTAAATTTCATGGAAGATTATAGAAAGTTGGTTAAAATTCCAGAGCCTAAATTAGAAACATTCAAAATCAAAGAGACGATTGCAGGCATCCTTCATCTGTTTCAAAACCAGCTCGAAGAAACAAAAGTAACCGAGTCCTATGAAAGTTCAGAGATTGTTGCTGATCCAATTTTGCTAGAGCAAATATTGGTTAACCTATTGACAAACAGCATACAATCCATGCAAGATTCAAAAATAAAAAGCCTGACTATCACCTACTCCACAGATAGAACATGGATGAGATTGGGGCTTAAAGATACCGGCTGTGGCATGGACAAAGAAACGCTGGCCAAATCTATGATCCCGTTTTTTACTACCAAAAATAGTGGCTCAGGAATTGGTTTAAGCCTCGTGCAACAAATTCTCAATTTGCATCGTGGAAGAATCGAAATTGATTCCAAACCGGGTGAGTATACACAAATTGTCTTGCTCTTTCCGGTAAGCTACAAATTTTGA
- a CDS encoding sigma-54 dependent transcriptional regulator translates to MESLPTFQDGNILIVDDDAGILTSAQLFLKQYYKKVYVELNPDKIQSQFKKHEISIVLLDMNFQKGKNDGEDGFKYLQQILDTQPQTQVIFMTAYGDIDMAVKALKNGAIDFVTKPWKNEKFLTTVETANKLAQNLRQLEELKNSRQYQSEEQAREIEGFIGGAPSFLKAKATMEKVATSEANVLLLGENGTGKGLAAKFIHQNSGRNERPMITIDMGALSETLIESELFGHEKGAFTDASQQKKGRLEMAHRGTLFLDEIGNLSLPAQAKLLSVLQNKRFSRLGSNQEIDIDVRLICATNMPLYEMVGQGSFRQDLLYRINTVEVMMPNLTDRLSDIPLLVTYYLSSFKSKYAKHNLSISEEEFEKLKRMNWPGNIRELQHATERAVILAETDQLLASDFQNIRTGEKQLSESTSLNLKQMEISYIQKAMALHNGNVTHAAKELGIDRLALHRRLEKYGLQ, encoded by the coding sequence ATGGAATCATTGCCCACTTTCCAAGATGGAAATATACTTATTGTAGACGACGATGCCGGGATTTTAACCTCTGCACAGCTTTTTTTAAAGCAATACTACAAGAAGGTCTACGTCGAGCTTAATCCAGACAAAATTCAGAGTCAGTTTAAAAAACATGAAATCAGTATTGTGCTTTTAGATATGAATTTTCAAAAAGGGAAAAATGATGGTGAAGATGGATTTAAGTATTTGCAGCAGATATTAGATACTCAACCCCAGACGCAAGTGATTTTTATGACTGCCTATGGAGATATAGACATGGCAGTAAAGGCACTAAAAAATGGTGCCATAGATTTCGTAACCAAACCATGGAAAAACGAAAAATTTCTTACCACTGTAGAAACAGCAAACAAATTAGCTCAAAATCTCAGGCAACTTGAGGAATTAAAAAACTCAAGACAATATCAATCAGAAGAACAGGCTAGAGAAATTGAAGGCTTTATTGGCGGTGCGCCTTCGTTTTTGAAAGCCAAAGCAACCATGGAAAAAGTAGCTACCTCAGAAGCCAATGTACTCTTGCTGGGGGAAAATGGCACGGGTAAAGGGTTGGCTGCGAAGTTTATTCATCAGAATTCGGGTCGAAATGAACGGCCGATGATCACCATTGACATGGGTGCACTAAGCGAAACATTGATAGAGTCGGAACTATTTGGTCATGAAAAAGGGGCATTTACCGACGCTTCACAACAAAAAAAAGGTCGCTTGGAGATGGCACATCGCGGTACACTTTTCCTTGATGAAATCGGCAACCTATCACTACCAGCTCAGGCCAAACTATTGTCTGTTTTGCAAAATAAAAGGTTTAGCCGCCTGGGCTCGAACCAAGAAATTGATATTGATGTAAGGTTGATATGCGCTACGAACATGCCACTGTATGAAATGGTCGGACAAGGTAGTTTCCGTCAGGATCTTTTATATCGTATCAATACAGTAGAAGTGATGATGCCCAACTTGACAGACAGACTTTCAGATATACCTTTACTTGTCACCTACTATTTATCCTCCTTTAAAAGCAAGTATGCCAAACACAACCTTTCGATATCCGAAGAAGAGTTTGAAAAACTAAAAAGGATGAATTGGCCGGGAAACATTAGAGAACTTCAGCATGCCACCGAAAGGGCAGTGATACTTGCGGAAACAGATCAACTGCTGGCTTCTGATTTTCAAAATATACGTACTGGTGAAAAACAACTGTCCGAATCGACCTCTCTGAATCTAAAACAAATGGAAATCTCCTACATACAAAAGGCCATGGCACTTCACAATGGAAATGTAACCCATGCGGCAAAAGAACTGGGCATCGATAGATTAGCCTTGCACAGAAGACTAGAAAAGTATGGCTTACAATAG
- a CDS encoding ABC transporter permease, translating into MFKNYFKTIYRNIKREKLFTLLNLSGLGLGLGCILVIFKIISYELSFDKHHSNYDNIYRAVRETRISSGIRYNEGVPHPVGEGLRADYPDLVIARTHYEPYHQVAIKRENGEYDRYLDDEGLVFAESSVFQIFDFEFIEGNPLNCLDEPNSMVISRSQAKKFFGLNDDNINQAIGKQVLLSNTQDLIVKGLVEDYKETTNIPFNVLIHYENLDGLNPYYRKGNWNSNSSATNCYIMVPDNFNVENFEESLHGFVEKYHGEGASVDLKYNMQPMSDIHFSDKYDNYNERTISMEFIQALGVIGIFLILTAAINFINLTTAQSIKRSKEIGIRKTLGGKSYQLAIQFLSETLLITIVSSFIGLIFAEVLLIYLEDILGYKLWINLFEEPTTLLFLTINILIIGLLAGIYPALSMSKLNPIAALRTKFNLKEGSGFLSFRRVLVIVQFIITQVLIIGTLVVQHQMDFFLSKDLGFEKDNIVLSDLPGQNEEDLNRLKTNLLSHPEIKGVTFTLSAPMGTSNSNSHINHHSIPEGENVRVNFKFGDKDFLDVYGLKLIAGEWVDKADTSRILVNRKLAEALGFDNPEEVIGEKISGWYRDMQVVGVVENFHTHSLQSDFVYCIFMNNPRMFYEMAVKITSAGQTIDEVNPTLSIIQKEWESVYSKDIYDFTFFDEQVADWYEEEKNMGSMFKLFSIIVIFIGCLGLYGLISYIANKKTKEIGVRKVLGASTLNVLNIFSREMILLVFISFLIAGPISYVVMSDWLDNFAYKIELSFFIFLLALLISFGIAVITAGYKAILAARANPVLSLRDE; encoded by the coding sequence ATGTTTAAAAATTACTTCAAAACCATTTACAGAAACATAAAGAGAGAAAAACTCTTCACCTTACTTAACCTGTCAGGACTCGGTTTGGGTCTAGGCTGTATTCTTGTCATCTTCAAAATCATTTCCTACGAACTAAGTTTTGATAAGCATCATTCCAATTACGATAATATCTATCGTGCAGTGCGAGAAACAAGAATCAGTAGTGGAATTCGATATAATGAGGGTGTTCCGCATCCAGTCGGAGAAGGACTTAGAGCGGATTATCCGGATTTGGTGATTGCAAGGACGCACTACGAACCCTATCATCAAGTGGCCATTAAAAGAGAAAACGGGGAATACGATCGATATCTTGATGATGAGGGATTAGTCTTTGCTGAATCTTCGGTATTTCAAATTTTTGATTTTGAGTTTATCGAAGGCAATCCTCTTAATTGCTTAGATGAACCTAATTCGATGGTGATATCCAGGTCTCAAGCGAAAAAATTCTTTGGTTTGAATGATGATAACATTAATCAGGCTATAGGGAAACAAGTCTTGCTGTCAAACACACAAGACCTGATTGTTAAGGGGCTTGTTGAGGACTACAAAGAAACTACCAATATTCCCTTCAATGTCTTGATTCACTACGAAAACTTAGATGGGTTAAATCCATACTATCGAAAAGGTAATTGGAACAGTAATAGTTCAGCTACAAATTGTTACATCATGGTCCCTGACAATTTTAACGTAGAGAATTTTGAAGAAAGTCTGCATGGCTTTGTTGAGAAATACCATGGGGAAGGGGCTTCTGTCGATTTGAAATACAATATGCAGCCCATGAGTGATATTCACTTTAGTGATAAATATGATAACTATAATGAGCGAACCATTTCGATGGAATTCATTCAAGCACTTGGTGTTATTGGAATATTTCTGATCCTAACTGCAGCAATCAATTTTATTAACCTGACAACTGCACAATCAATTAAACGGTCTAAGGAAATTGGCATAAGAAAAACGCTGGGAGGAAAGTCTTATCAGCTAGCCATTCAGTTCTTGTCTGAGACATTGTTAATCACAATAGTGTCTTCGTTTATAGGTCTGATTTTCGCCGAAGTACTATTGATTTATTTGGAAGACATTCTTGGGTATAAACTTTGGATCAACCTATTCGAAGAGCCAACCACTTTACTTTTTCTTACCATCAATATTCTAATTATTGGTTTGTTGGCGGGAATCTACCCAGCATTGTCTATGTCTAAGCTCAATCCGATTGCAGCGTTGCGAACCAAATTCAACCTCAAAGAGGGCAGTGGCTTTTTATCGTTCAGAAGAGTTTTAGTCATTGTGCAATTTATCATTACCCAGGTTCTTATTATTGGGACTTTGGTGGTGCAACATCAAATGGACTTCTTTTTAAGCAAAGACTTGGGTTTTGAAAAAGACAATATTGTTCTGTCTGATCTTCCCGGTCAAAATGAAGAGGATCTTAATCGATTGAAAACTAACCTACTAAGCCACCCTGAGATAAAAGGGGTAACGTTTACGCTCAGCGCACCTATGGGTACGTCAAATTCAAACTCTCATATCAATCACCATAGTATTCCAGAAGGAGAGAATGTGCGCGTCAATTTCAAATTTGGAGACAAAGATTTTCTTGATGTTTATGGGTTAAAACTTATTGCTGGGGAGTGGGTGGATAAAGCAGATACCAGCCGAATATTGGTAAATAGAAAATTGGCTGAAGCATTAGGCTTCGATAATCCGGAAGAAGTAATCGGTGAGAAGATCAGTGGGTGGTATCGTGACATGCAGGTAGTCGGTGTTGTAGAGAATTTTCATACTCATTCTTTGCAGTCAGACTTTGTCTATTGCATTTTTATGAATAATCCACGCATGTTTTATGAAATGGCTGTGAAGATTACCTCTGCAGGTCAAACCATAGATGAAGTCAACCCCACCTTATCTATCATACAAAAAGAATGGGAGAGTGTCTATAGCAAGGATATCTATGATTTTACTTTTTTTGATGAGCAGGTCGCTGACTGGTACGAAGAAGAAAAGAATATGGGAAGTATGTTCAAACTCTTTTCGATCATCGTCATTTTTATAGGATGCTTGGGATTGTATGGTCTTATTTCATATATAGCAAATAAAAAGACCAAAGAAATTGGAGTCCGGAAAGTTCTTGGAGCAAGCACATTGAATGTACTCAATATATTCTCTAGAGAAATGATACTTCTGGTTTTCATTTCCTTTCTCATTGCCGGACCCATTAGCTATGTGGTGATGAGCGATTGGCTGGACAACTTTGCCTACAAGATTGAATTGTCTTTTTTCATATTTCTTTTAGCCTTATTGATCAGTTTTGGCATAGCTGTTATTACTGCAGGTTACAAAGCTATATTAGCCGCTAGGGCTAATCCTGTGTTGTCACTGAGAGATGAATGA